The Vanessa tameamea isolate UH-Manoa-2023 chromosome 31, ilVanTame1 primary haplotype, whole genome shotgun sequence genome includes the window ccctccTTGCACATGCACATCAAGTGAATGTTTTCAACAAATATCACAGAGCTGACATCAATGCAACAATGAATGTCAAACATACCTCTCGGGTGCAAAGAACTCTTTTTCCGAGCTAACTGTCAATCTAGCCAGCTGTGGCGGATCCGGCCCAAGGATCTGGCTTGCATATTCCTCATCCATCTTCCTACCAGTGTAGTCTATACCACTTCTGGCTGTGATCGGAAGGATGTTGTACTCGGGGAGGCTGGCCAGGAAGTCTGGGTGTTCGTTGtgatttgtattgtatatacgaAGAAGAGAATGAATGTCTCGACCGTTTAAACTCGCATCTTCGAACTTCTTATAGCCGAGTCCTGGAACAATAACGTAATAATCAATTTCAACCTGTTTAAAGGcatataaacaactttgaccttgaattgactggtgtatttattatgaatttaaaaaaaatatggcgtTTTGGGGAatttaaggttttttaaattaactcctGCCATTGAAACATACTACATAGTATACATACTAACCTTGCACGCAAGCGCGAAGCAAACTCGAATGCAATGAACTGACCAGGGCGACAGGCTCGCCCGGCGGCGTCGCCACGAACAAGACACTCCCTTCCCTCGTATCAGACATCAtttgtatacttatatatatcaaatcacCCAGTTTGacggtttgaacctgaaatatTGAATAAGAAATTAACACTAAgctcaattttattcaaacgtTACATTAGTATCAGCTTATTAATGTCAACTTTTGGGTAATGTTCAAACTAATCAATATGCTCTAATCCTGATCGATGATCTTGACCGTATTCAGACCCCGAAGCCATTCTCAAAGGTGAAAGCTTATCACAAACACACTTTGGAGTTTAAAACATCTCCGTAAGGGTGAAGGCCTCTGTCCAGGAGTGACAAATTAACAGGCACATACCTCTGGCTTCATGAACTTCTGACTCTTGACTGCTCGGAGGGCTTGCACAACTCTCGTCGGTAGAAGCCTCGCCAGCACATTGACGGGCTCATCGGATATCTGCTCCGACAGTTTAATAACATGCCAGGTCCTACGTTGTGTTGCTACCACTGcaaagatatttaaaagaaacgCTTTAGTCATGAACATTTGAGACCAGACTTGTCAACAGACCAAtcagaaatatgttttatagttgtgttcctgtttgcaAGATTAAGTGAGGCTGTTTAATGATAAGTAGTATTGCCTATATCAATGGACGgtagtgaccactcaccatcagataGCCCACTTGCCAATCTGCCAACATTTTTGTACTTTCatgatgaatatatctttatttataatacaacactattacacttaactacttgttttcactataattttacttccaaaattccgatagcaATTTCACAgatgttcaaaacgcaattttttcgctaTTCCATAGTGAATACCATAGAtcaatcaagctctcaaccaatgatatcgtgtcaatttgctgtcaaatgttgtttatttggcttttttcctgttatggttggaatagttTACTTTGAAAACTTATGGCGTTatgttatcatttaataaaagctttttcAACATATTTAACCTTTCTCAACAATTGAGTTatggataatatatattagatagatataattttttttttttaattctacgtTATTAGTGCATTCAATTagagaaaaacaaacaaattctcTTACTCCATTATACCTACTACAGACAACTTACATTTCAATCGCAGCCTCGCAACAATTTCTGCTATCTCATCACTCGGTAATGACTTGCCGATATGTCTACACAGCACTCTGGCAACACTAGCGGGAGCCATGGGGAGTCGCGCATTGCGTACTGCACGTGACATCTCCCTCCATCTCACTCCAAACTCTGGTAGAACTGTCACGCAGCATATTTCCAATGGCATCTTGCTAATTATCATTTGTAGTTCGTTAATTTCTGGAATTATAagattagatattatttattatttgacacTTGTTACTCTACTACTAATctactgtttaaaatatataagattctaagttttaaagattttaaagatTCATAGTGATAACTTTTCATTCAATTTGTCAAATTTAAGCAATACTGCAATCATTACCATCTTTACCATAAGGGCACTGGTCATGTTCCCAGGGCCTCTATCCTGAGGCGGCTCcaaagaaccaacaatttctcaCACacattgactttttttttatggcattggttggcggacgagcatatgggccacctgatggtaagtggtcaccaccgcccatagacaaaggcgctgtaagcaatattgaccattccttacatcacctatgcgccaccaaccatgggaatatatatatacattaaataacaaaaaaaacgaaacacTACACTCCTACATGcatagatctttaaaataaaaataaaaatatgaacaataaaatgaaagaaCAAAACTTGAACTTGACACTAATTAAGCAAAGAGGTTAACACTTTCTTAAAACTATTGCTAGTATggtatggtatatatatatctatgtcaTGAGAAGCGAAATCATTGTAGCTTCTCGTATATCGGATCATAGGCGAAAACTTACCTACATTTGTACGAAATCTAGGAAAAGCgaaggtatttttaatatatatattatatataaattaagtccACCTACAGCCAATAGCAGCGGTTTTATTAGTTATAAGAAATTCAGATAAAATCTTAAGCCAAACTTTTTAATCCCTCTTATTTATCTGAGTTCAGTGTAATCAACTTTCGTAATACTGCTAAAGGTTCAAATTTTTGACATTACTCACTGTTTTTAGATGTTGACTGCATTGTAACTGTATTTTCAGTGTTATTTAGatctaaataatcataaaatcagTATATCACACtccttaattgttttatttcttatgtttttCACAAAATGATCCCACAGAAGATGCGCAATCCGTTACTTttgttttcaaacaaaatttaacacTTTGACAGTTACTTTCAATGTTGCAAGCTTTaaagtaatcaaaattaaaatagcagATACAAAAGCGCTGAATTtggaattattatgtataaaatgtatatctagACGGATATTTTTACGTTAACACACAACAGTTTTTATGCGAGGAACGAGTTCAGCGAGAAAATATTTAGTAGCACTAATTCCATGTCTtggaatttttattaataggaaTACGTGAAAGATGAATGTTAAGTTAGTTAAGTGTCTTTTTTTTTGGTGACTGATTTCTTTAGAACAAATTTCTTTGATGCGACTTTCAGTTGAGTGaattggcagaaatcgtcacgtaaatAACCGTTCCGAGCGAATTCCGTTTGCTAAGAGGAAGCTCTCtttctatttcttttatatatgttaccatatataacattaataaattttttttttatggtattgtattaattcacacgggatttttaataacagttttatgtCTTGTCATTtatattctcaaacgttgttaatttatgcaattgcgtctgttatttaatacataatatatagcgcaagcaacttcgttccaacccgTGTCTCTGTGTGTGTGTCTTGTCCCCgacacatcttttttttttgtcatgccGTATGATTTACCTAAAGCATTTGCTTATGCATAATGGGAGATCACGgaacaattttatatgtatttaaacgaGTTGATATCTGTGTAGGTTTTATATCTTAATCTCATTGCTCCGTGCTTGCGGcaacaaattcaattaattctCACGAAacattagttttatttgtaatattactatGAATAGGTATTCGACAAGGTTGAATTTTAGGTCCTTTCCTGTATTTCGTATATATCATTGcttcttcaatattaaatattttaagccaaTCACTATAACAAGTTCTTCGTTGTTAAGGCCTCTGTCTGTAAGTATTAAGCCCTATTCATGCTTCAGaaagctattattttttaaagacgcAACTTAAGCTTGTAGAAGGTTTAATGGGTCCTTAATCttggattaaaataaaataaccatatATACAAagcgaatatttattaaataattatattataatacaaaattactcTAACAgtcaataatacatttttacatttatcagAACATAATTTGGTATCGACGCTTCGAGTCCTTTTCAATGCGATTTGTACGAAATAAAActctattaatttgtttaaccactaaattccaaaaaaataagCTCAATATGTCGATATCCAacgcgtattttattttattttctgtatctGAATATTGTTTCGCTGTGTATTTTTTGTTGGCAATAACTATActtgatgttttaaaaaaaaaaccttctgtAACAGTctttaataatcatttcaaCGATAATCTTatagcattttatatttattgataatggcaatatttatttattttatatattgtgttgCGTAAACGAAAAACAGATACACATTCATGATTAATGAGTTACTAGATGtttcattaacatttttatcgatGAAATGATGATGTAAGTTGTCGAGAATGTAACGATAAATAACATAGCaatgtaagtaataataataaatacttaatggataaatacaggcataagggatacATAATGAATCAGATGTTTGTCAACAATGTCTTATGGAACGTTTGTGTTAGTGCAAAAGGTCGTAAGCTACTAACATGACACCTAAACATATGACATTATCAAAAAAACCTGCAGTTAAGACGGTTCTCACGCGAGGGACTtagtccacttcaaccccaaaaagacgcaagtttgcgcgttgaGCGCTAAAAATCACCATTTGTCGTTTCTCCTCGTTTTGAGAACATTCCAATAGCCGCCACAGCTTGTATCGGAATACTTAGCGTTGacgtttcgagcctcgttcagttccgcggtcaatttgAATGCAAAGCCAAactggcatcaaaaaagctcggtgtgctcagcaaggcaagacagtatttcacatcggcccatcgtctaagactatacaaggtgcaaattcggcctcacatggaatactgctctcacctctgggcggctGCCCCCAGTatcagctccttccatttgattGTACAGAGCGGCTCGAACtgtcgacgatcaagcccttttcgatctgcttgatcctttggctttgcgtagagaagTTGGATCACTcagcatcttctaccgaattttccacggggaatgttccgaggaattgttcggattaatcccggctgctgaatttcaccttccgACAtgtcgtcaaaattccaaatatcacccgcaccatctagatgtccgaaaatccacaacagcgcgattgcATACTCATTCCAAGACCTGCAacacacctgcaagccccccggtgttgcagatgtccatgggcggtggtaattactttccatcaggtgagtctcctgctcgtttgtttgccccaaataacaaaaaaaaagaccgacacacaaaaaaatatagttcttTTTAGCTCTCTGTTCAGTACTCTGTGTAGTTTTTACTCTACACTAACAAACGCACCTTTGCACTAACGGGAAgactttctaaataatattgacCTTGAAAGAGTTCTATCTATctcaaatacatacaaatcatattaaaaatgaactaTATTCTGATATgaacttaaaatatactaattatttaaaaaaaataacgttaataaatattttcatttctcaGTAAAACCTCCATACACGACCTTTACAATTCGATTTAATGTTGCCAGTTGTgaaaacattttcttaattaacattaaatgatTAAAGGTGCACGAAAATAACAATTGTAGTCatcaatctaaaaaaaaatgccaattaaaaaaatcccAACGTAGACAAAAAgaatagttttctttttaatttttttaactggaCTTTAACCAAACACTTAATGACAATATaatgaatgtattattaaatatacatttcttttaaattgtatatttaaaaaaataaaattaaacggtAATTGTATGAAGTCTATTTCAACGGCAGGagtacatgaaaataaaaaactttcaccttgaattgacgtgagatcattggtcgagatttaTATAGTCTGGTGTTCCTTGTGGATTAATGAACTTTCTACTGAATGACATATAGTAGATAtcagtagttaagtgtaacagtgttgtattataaataaagatatattcattgAGAATTGTTTGTAGTGTACAATAAaacagagctattagcaaatcacatggaatatgTTAATCTATGGTTTAATTTAAGccctcctgccattggaatagtTTTTGTTGACATTAACAATGTTATCcagaaataatactaaatacttAAATAGCTTTCcacaacttaaaaaaacaattacaaaaattcatacattctattttatttataaaaaaaaaaattattactacctaagacttttataacaaaaaaaaactaaattaatcttaaaatattaaaacgctgtaattttaattttttcatataattttgacAATCATGATCctgataaaagataaaaaaagtatttatacatatatttaatatttccatatgatttctttttttttaaatatacatttagcaACAATGTTACAATAAACAGccgtttgattttttaatttacaattattaataattaattaacatatcttCCGAGTAACAAATTTTGATTGGTTGCAAATTATTCAGTAATAAAAATCgctatatgtaaaatatacaatcaCATACTTACAGTTGATCGTACAGTTTTGAATATCCCATATCCCTCAACTGGGCCGGCTTCTTCGTCTTTAAAGGGCTCAGACCTTACTAATGCTGTCAAATGGATAAACATATGAAATACTAGTTGCTAGCCTCTGGTGCTGCTCGTGTTTTAGGGTGTTGTTCATTACGTTTTAGGCATTAATGAACAGtctttgtccttccttggagtgcAGGCTTGCTTTAtttgattcagtggtttggccgtgaaagagcaacagactgatagagttactttagcatttataatattagtacagattgtCCAATCCAAAGGaggttttattacattttctttgACTGACTGACAAGGGGCCTAATGGTAAGCGTTCACCCCATACTTCCTGACCCTtgcttgggaaataagatgttaaatTCTTGCGCGTCCACAGtaacttaattattaacataacagTGGGACATCAACTGTATCTCTTATTGTCCGAGTGActgttatacaaaattttataatcaaacatTTTTCTGTCATAAGAAATGTAAAAGATATTGTCAGAAtcattaacattacatttagtgatgataaataatttatgtttaatatggAGTATGTCATAGTTTACTAATTACTAGACAACACATCtgacttgttttaaatattatatataaaacctcttttaccgaataattaaaatattataccataAAGGTTTATGTCTACAATGCGGTCTGAAAAAAtagttcttatatattttacacaattcAAACTTAATATAGACAGAAACAACAGTCGATCCagtatatcaatatatacaaaaacatataattatatttttaatattaatatgttacatCCTTCCTCCTGTTCTTTGACTTCATATTCAAAATCAACTTTAGGTTTGTCGATACTAAGTCTATTCAATTTGTCTGTTTCAATTTTCTTCGCTTCTAATTTAACGGGTGACTTTGGCGACAAACTGGGTTTGAATTGacctattttagttttaacaaccGGTCTCCCAACTCTATTCCGTGTCTTTACTTCCGCATCTTTAGCAGGGAAATTTTTAACGACAAAGTCTTTGTATGAATCATTGAAGGAAGACGGCGATTGATCGAGATCTTTCAACTGTTTCAATGGTTTCTTATCTGTGTCGTTAGattttattgtatctataaCAGAATTATTTGTCATATCATCGTCTTTGTTTAATTCATTGATAGCATCTACGTTGTCCGCTAAtgagaatgaatttaaaatttttggtgATGACGTATCTGTGTCCCTTTCTTGGGTGATAGAATCAATCTTTGTTTTCTTTACATCTGTAatactttcaattttattactatttttccGTTTGCctgtatttagattattatcTTCAAGCGCTTTAGTTATCTGTGAGTCGTTCATATTGTGACTTGTATTATGTATATCTACATTAGTGTCATCAACTTCTTCATCGTAGTTGGTCAAAATTGATGTCATATCTAACGCTTTACCAACTAGAATCTTTAacgttgatatatttattttagctgCATCAACTACTATACCTTCCATTAACGTTTTGAACTGGAGATACATATCATTGTCATCGAATTCTAAATTTGGTAAGCTATTATATTCCTCGGAACGTTTTAGGAAAGATgttatggaatactttttatatttatctgataGTGTATAGTCTACGACGCtatgtttaaaatgttgtttatagaaATGTACTTGGATACCTTTTGAAAATTCTTGGATGACAATTGTCGATGGGCAGAAATATGTATTACTtgatttttcattgttttcatTAACAGAGTTGCAATGGTAGTACTTTTTTGAGTCATATTTGTCGAGGATGGCGTAACTGGCATTCGTTTGAGCTTCCATTTCCGTTTTCCATTTTGTGAactctgaaatatttaaaatatatatgaattaaagtaTGTAAAGAAatacctgtaaatttcccactagtGGGCAAAGGGTTCTGCGACATatgagaaggttaggagcttgCACTATGCTGTCCAAGTGGAATTGGTGGACACACACATGTGTGCTCTTCAGCTAACATAATAAGCAGGTTTCCGCACTATGTTTTTCgtgacaaatacaaattaagcacttgagaACTAGGTGTTATTTGCCCATTTTTGAACTTACGGCTGTACAAGTTGCACACCTCAgattatcttaaatattcattcattttaagaAGTGACCAGTTTCGACTTCAAACTTAGACTTTGATATGTCAAGAAAATAACACCACCCTGTCCAATGAAAATGCAGAGCAAAACTGTGTTTCATGATGTTACTTTTATGCTACAGCCAGTATTTGATGAGTAGGGGGTACTCCTGCATACAGGTCAATACATCTGACcacagatataatatatgtataatctattctttatattataaaagttagttttattttgctTGATTAATTGCAAAACTTTAATACATTCGCATATATAgactattccaatcgaagtaagagtaaagataaactaaccttaaatttacgtatttcgcGCGATTTGCTATTAACTGTCTATATTGTGCTTATATGTGACTGCAATAGTAACTgcttataactttaattttacttccattttttcacaaaaccAAAATGAATACCATAGACCAATCAAGCTTACAATCAATGATATTGCATCAGTTTGCTGTCACATGTTGTTTaattggcttttctcctcttatgattggaatacacatacataatacattactaaattgaatgttttttttttttttttttattctcacttttatttgtgccaagagggcacagattatttcaccaatgtcacatgcgatggagaagacactatggagattgaacggtacggTCTATATCACAGGCTTTAAATCTAATGTTATCCTTAACCTAAACTGAtatgtagtttataatatattttcccaGTTCTTGTTAAGAATGCATTATTACGAGTTTACATAATAAACAGATAGAATTAATATCTTACCTACGTTTGTGGGGAAGAACATACTCTCTACTTCATTACCGTGCAGACACAGTACATGTGTGTCAAAACTCTTTAAATTTGGAAACCATTCCTCGCAAGCCATGCAAATAAACACTTGGCCCTCGCTCTTCTCTTTAACTGTATTGTCACAGATGTGAGTCTGTATTGACTTTACTTTCCTTTTGCATTTTAGACACAGCTCAATACGCACTGGTTGGATCAGGCTGGGCGAGTTTGGTGgcctgtaaaatatttattacaagaataatCACACTTTTCACATTGATAATCTGAATTTAGAGCTAGTGAAACTATGAGGCGGAGCTACGACAATATCGTATTTGGTAGTTTTTCTGTtaagcattatttaaaaaaaatctagtaataatgcttatgtaaataaaaattcaagtttttttttataagccaATGTTATAAGATCACATATtagataatgaatatattttttttttatttgaatattcttttatttaaattacttaatgcTGAGTTTAGTCTATGATAATAAATCTAtggtaaataaagaaaattgtacGTACACTTTGGTCCCCTGTCTGTTAACACAGTGGTACTTTTGAATATGTTTAAGTGCTGGGAAATACGTCAAAAACACTCTAAAACATTTGGGACATTCGAACTCGACggttttcttcttcttttcaGGCTTATTTTCCGGATTTACTTCATCAGTAATCGGCTCACTTTTGACCACTTCCTTGGGTTTTTT containing:
- the LOC113391416 gene encoding uncharacterized protein LOC113391416, which translates into the protein MQSTSKNKINELQMIISKMPLEICCVTVLPEFGVRWREMSRAVRNARLPMAPASVARVLCRHIGKSLPSDEIAEIVARLRLKLVATQRRTWHVIKLSEQISDEPVNVLARLLPTRVVQALRAVKSQKFMKPEVQTVKLGDLIYISIQMMSDTREGSVLFVATPPGEPVALVSSLHSSLLRACVQGLGYKKFEDASLNGRDIHSLLRIYNTNHNEHPDFLASLPEYNILPITARSGIDYTGRKMDEEYASQILGPDPPQLARLTVSSEKEFFAPERLNKKMKLTLQLKSEDIAKTLQFWAAKGAILPTSDLFQIFHKIKSNKIHIEADDE
- the LOC113391373 gene encoding uncharacterized protein LOC113391373 codes for the protein MGAKTAVKLRNRGAAYKCDLCGRKLMTPDALVVHQRTAHNIITRRTKPKQIIKPIRSPKVQVKEKPVKKTLTPLKNAPKISDKKPKEVVKSEPITDEVNPENKPEKKKKTVEFECPKCFRVFLTYFPALKHIQKYHCVNRQGTKVPPNSPSLIQPVRIELCLKCKRKVKSIQTHICDNTVKEKSEGQVFICMACEEWFPNLKSFDTHVLCLHGNEVESMFFPTNVEFTKWKTEMEAQTNASYAILDKYDSKKYYHCNSVNENNEKSSNTYFCPSTIVIQEFSKGIQVHFYKQHFKHSVVDYTLSDKYKKYSITSFLKRSEEYNSLPNLEFDDNDMYLQFKTLMEGIVVDAAKINISTLKILVGKALDMTSILTNYDEEVDDTNVDIHNTSHNMNDSQITKALEDNNLNTGKRKNSNKIESITDVKKTKIDSITQERDTDTSSPKILNSFSLADNVDAINELNKDDDMTNNSVIDTIKSNDTDKKPLKQLKDLDQSPSSFNDSYKDFVVKNFPAKDAEVKTRNRVGRPVVKTKIGQFKPSLSPKSPVKLEAKKIETDKLNRLSIDKPKVDFEYEVKEQEEGCNILILKI